Within the Gadus chalcogrammus isolate NIFS_2021 chromosome 15, NIFS_Gcha_1.0, whole genome shotgun sequence genome, the region gtgccaggacgtacaacatacaataagggcAGAAGAGGGGGTAACGGGGGCGgggcagagtctaggtgaacccTGAACTAGTGAGTCCGGGTCTTTTGCAGAAGCCGACCTAGGGACTCATCTCCTCAATGAAGTGCTACATAGAGTTCACTATATGGGGattagggagagagggggcaagcgaaccaatcagaacacagcCCTTGTTCTGGAGAGGCGGGGCTACAGAAGTTGAGTGTTCCTTCCTGCGGTCCAGAACGTGCGGTCCCGGGAGGAGGTGCTGGCGCTGAGCGGGAGGAACCTGCAGCTGAGCGGCGAGAACGCCGAGCTCAGCTCCCGTCTCCGCGGAGACCAGGAGGCGCTGCGGTTGCTACGGGAACGGCTGGAGAAGGTGACCAAGGAGCACCAGGAGGGGGCTGCCAAGGTGAGCTTCCAGTCGCCTCTTCTGATTGGTTTAATTCAGGGACAGGAGATGTCATCCGGCAGCGGGGGCTTTAATCCAATCGGAATCAGTTGATGTCCGAAATCTGATGGTTAAATCTGTAATCTGATGAACTGTGGTCAaggcagttaaaaaaaacagtgtgtgtctgtgtgtgacaggtcagggagctggaggagaaggaggtgcaaaaggagagggagaggctgcagctcctctcctcctggaaACACGAACGAGAGCTCCTGGAGAGGGAGCTGACCTCCGCCAAGGAAAAGGTAGCTTCTCCTCCTCgtagctcctcctccccgtagctcctcctccacgtAGCTTCTCCTCaaagctccccctcctcctcgtagCAGAGTGTAGTGGTCCTGTGTAATGTTTTGCTTCTGGGTCTAGGCGGAGCGGGCGGAGGTCTTGGAGGAGGATCTGGTCTCTCTGAGGCTCAAACAGCAGTGGGTGGAGCAGGACAAGACCCggctgctggaggagacggAACACAGGACCACACAGGTAGGTACCCAATCGGGTCCCCCCGTCACCCCATAACGCTACCCTCTGGTCCCCCCGTTACCCCATAACGCTACCCTCTGGTCCCCCCGTTACCCCATAACGCTACCCTCTGGTCCCCCCGTTACCCCATAACGCTACCCTCTGGTCCCCCCGTTACCCCATAACGCTACCCTCTGGTCCCCCCGTTACCCCATAACGCTACCCTCTGGTCCCCCCGTTACCCCATAACGCTACCCTCTGGTCCCCCCGTGACCCCATAACGTTGCACTGTAAGGTAACACTCTGGTCCGTTACACTGTAAGGTAACACTCTGGTCCCCACGTTACACCGTAAGGTAACACTCTGGTCCCCCCGTTACACTGTAAGGTAACACTCTGGTCCCCCCGTTACACCGTAAGGTAACACTCTGGTCCGTTACACTGTAAGGTAACACTCTGGTCCCCCCGTTACACTGTAAGGTAACACTCTGGTCCCCACGTTACACAGTAAGGTAACACTCTGGTCCCCACGTTACACAGTAAGGTAACACTCTGGTCCGTTACagctggaggccctgcaggCGGAGGTGTGCTCTGTGGATGGGGAGGTGGAGCTGCTGCGCTCTCAGCTCCAGTCGGTCACTCTGGAGAGGAACGGACAAGCTGAGGAAGTAGCCAGCCAGCACAGAAAGCTACAGGACGTGCAGCAGAAGGTGTGTCTGGGAGAGTGTTGTCAGGGCTCTGTGTCGTTGTTTCTAGCAGGTCGTCATGGCGATGTGGCCCATTGTAGCGGCTTCACAGCAGCTCGAACAAAAGTCAAGCCCTCTCTGCATCCCTGTTTAGCTGCTTAGACTAGCTCTTAGCCTAGCACTTAGCCTAGCTCTTCTAACTCCTACAATAGTCAGTAGTGGTAGtaataggggtgtgtgtgtgtgtgtgtgtgtgtgtgtgtgtgtgcagatggaggagctgcaggaggtCCAGCGGATCAATGAGGAGCACCAGGAGCTGACCATTAGCGCTATGCAGGAGGAGATCAGAACTCTGCGCCACCACAACCAGGACCTCCTCCAAAGAGTAGGGAGACCACTGCTACTCGCTTCCCCCAGCCACTTCTccctgtagccccgcccccaacaGTCCCTGGAGCTCCACCCCTAACAGTCCCTGTAGCACCGCCTCCAACAGTCCCTGTAGCTCCGCCTTCAATAGTCCCTGTAGCTCCGCCTCCAACAGTCCCTGTAGCTCCGCCTCCAACGGTCCCTGTAGCTCCACCTCCAACAGTCCCTGGAGCTCCACCCCCAACAGTCCCTGTAGCACCGCCTCCAACAGTCCCTGGAGCTCCACCCCAAACAGTCCCTGTAGCACCGCCTCCAATGGTCCCTGGAGCTCCACCCCAACAGTCCCTGTAGCTCCACCTCCAACAGTCCCTGGAGCTCCACCCCAACAGTCCCTGGAGCTCCACCCCCAACAGTCCCTGTAGCTCCACCTCCAACAGTCCCTGGAGCTCCACCCCAATAGTCCCTGGAGCTCCACCCCAACAGTCCCTGGAGCACCGCCTCCAACGGTCCCTGTAGCCCCTCCCTCCAACAGTccctgtagccccgcccccaacaGTCGCTGTTGCCCCGCCCCGAACAGTCACTTTAGCCCCGCCCCGAACAGTTCCTGTAGCTCCCCCCCAAAAGTCCCTATAGCCCCGCCCCCAAAAAGTCACTGTAGCCCTGCCCCCTAACAGTccctgtagccccgcccccccaaagTCACTGTAGCCCTGCCCCCTAACAGTCCCTGTGTCCCCCCAGGTGTCGTTGGtccagaaccaggaggaggaggtccagaGGCTGAACCAGGACTGCCAGACCCTCCGGTCCCGTCACACCCAGCTGGAGTCAGCCAGGACCATGGCTGAAGACCAGGTAGCGGCCAGCACTACACCGCTGTCTGAAgctgacctgtgtgtctgtctgaagctgacctgtgtgtctgtctgaagctgacctgtgtgtctgtgtaaagctgacctgtgtgtctgtgtgaagctgacctgtgtgtctgtctgaagctgacctgtgtgtctgaagctgacctgtgtgtctgtgtgaagctgacctgtgtgtctgtgtgaagctgacctgtgtgtctgtctgaagctgacctgtgtgtctgaagctgacctgtgtgtctgtctgaagctgacctgtgtgtctgtgtgaagctgacctgtgtgtctgtgtgaagctgacctgtgtgtctgtctgaagctgacctgtgtgtctgaagctgtcctgtgtgtctgtctgaagctgacctgtgtgtctgtgtgaagctgacctgtgtgtctgtgtgaagctgacctgtgtgtctgtgtgaagctgacctgtgtgtctgtgtgaagctgacctgtgtgtctgtgtgaagctgacctgtgtgtctgtctgaagctgacctgtgtgtctgaagctgacctgtgtgtctgtctgaagctgacctgtgtgtctgtgtgaagctgacctgtgtgtctgtgtgaagctgacctgtgtgtctgtctgaagctgacctgtgtgtctgtctgaagctgacctgtgtgtctgtgtgaagctgacctgtgtgtctgtgtgccaggCGGTGAGGTCTGACACCAGCAGGGCCGTGCTACAGGCTAAGGTGTCCCAGCAGCTGCAGGAGGTGAGGCAGGAGGTGGAAGGGTCGTCCAGGCAGCAGCTGCACCTCCTCCAGGTGCGTCTGGAGGAGCAGATAAGGAGGAGTCAGGGGCTGGAAGAGGAGCTCCGGACCCAGGCCCTGCAGGCCAGCAGCCAGCTGCACATGCACCAGGTAGCCCTGGCTGTAGCAGCAAGCCGTCTGCAGAATGCTCGCTAAAGCACGCTAGCTGTAGTGTGCTAGCAGTATCATGCTATCGCTAGCACGCTAGCTGCAGCATCCTCGGTGTAGTACAATAGCTTCGGCATCTATGCTAGCTGCATGATAGCGTCAGTGGCATTAGCAGTAGCACagtttttcagtgtgtgtgtgtgtgtgtgtgtgtgtgtgtgcgtgtaggagcagcagcagcagcagctggctgAGGTTCAGGAGCGGCTGCAGCAGACAGAGACGAAGGTGAAGAGCCTCCGTCTGCTGCTGCAGGACAAGAGCCAGCAGCTCACGGAGCAGGTACTCACCCTCTCAACCTCTTACTCACTCACAGAGCAggtactcaccctctcactcacagaGCAggtactcaccctctcactcactcacagagcaGAGCAGGCACTCACCTACTCGCTCACAGATTAGatactcaccctctcacctacTCACTCACAGAGCAGGTACTCACCTTCTCACTCAGAGCAGGTACTCaccttctcactcactcactaacagaGCAGGTACTCACCCTCATTCACTCatatagacagacaggctggtaaagcagtgtgtgtgtgtgtgtctccaggtggGCTCCAGCCTCCAGTCCTCCCAGCTGCTCCAGTCCCTCTACCTGGAGAACTCCCAGCTGGTGAAGGCCCTCCAGGTGACCGAGAGCCGGCAGAAGAACGCAGAGAAGAGGAGCGGCGTGCTGGAGGACAAGGTCTCGGCCCTCAACAGCCTCATCAGGGACATGGTCCGCATGAGCCTGGCCacctagcccctcctccacccctccccggCCAGCGGGAGGGGGTTGGTGCGGTGGAGCAGATGTTCTGGTGCTCCAAAAACTCTGATCCATGACACGCGCGGTACTGCAGGACTGGTGGTTTCTATCAATAAAGGTTTATTTTCTAAAGCGTGTTTTGGTGGCGATCAGGACCTCTGGACCGCTGCAGCTGTACCCTCTGGGGGCTGGGGCCTCGGACCAGggagggggctggggctggggctctgACCAGGGAAGGGTGCTGGGTCCTGCTCCACCCCTAGGTCTGGTTCAGGTCTAGCCATAGGGCTCCACACTCTCACATGGTCTGGTCCCGAGACCCAGGAACCCCCTGAATGCTCCCCCCAGACCCAGGAGCctgagtgcccccccccccagaccaagAAGCCTGCGTGGCCCCGGCTCATTAATAACCATTGTGAAGGGAAACGTTGTGTTGTATGAGGTTGCTCTAATGTTCTAGATCAATCCACCATATGTTGTGATGTTCTAGACCAAAGCTTTGTTATATGATGTATTGCTAGACCGTTGCAGGATTATCTTTGCATTCAAACCAGTGTTTCTTAAACCCTGGACCAGGACCCAAAGTGGTCCAGGATCCAGATGGAGGTCTGGTCCAGGCCGGACCAGAGAAGCCCACATGCAGAGTCTCGCGCAGAAACAACTTTATTTAGTACAACTCAAACCAAAACAGTATTTACAGGTGAAGTTTTGATACATTTTGTCCCCAATGCACTGCTGTCCAGGTGGACGTAACTTATGTACATGTTGAAGTATTAGTACAGGATGTGGGTCCCAATCCCAAGGTTGAAGTGGACACAATCATGACCCATGAGCCGTGTTTCAACCTGCAGCAATAAACCCcacaaccctgaccctaactccTTTGGTCTTGTCGTCATATGAAGAGGacgtgggtggaggtgggtggaggtgggtggaggtgtgttcAGGTGGAGGGTGAGCTGTAAACCAACATCTGGGAAAAGGGCAGCGATGTGTCTTGCGGTGTTGGAGCCAGGCATACATGGAGGCTTTTACAAAGCAGGCCTCCCTGTGGTGGTCATGGTAACGCCGTCAAGGCTCATGACATCACGTGCTCCAAGACCCCCTGGCGAATCAGCTGCTCGCATTTCCACCTGGGCAGGAAGTGCTGCAGGAAGAGAAGGATCAGAAACTTGTTTTCATgatgtgggaatgtgtgtgtacctggtcctCACCATGGTGATGCGAGTCTGATGGTTGCCGTGGTAATGTGTGAGTCTGATGGTTGCTGTGGTGATGCGAGTGTCTTCGGGTCGCCGTGGTGATGCGAGTCTGATGGTTGCTGTTGTGATGTGTgagtgttgccatggtgatgcgAGTGTCTTGGAATTTCAGTGATGATGAGTCTGATTGGTTTCCAAGGAGATATGAGTGAGGGTTGCCGTGGTTATGTGTGACTgattgttgccatggtgatgggAGTATACCTGGCTGTTCTTCTTCAGAAGGATGATGGTTCCGTCGTCGATCTCAAACTCCCCATGGTCCTTCAGACACCTGACCTGCAAAACACACatcaccatgacgaccaatgagaCACCACGGTAACCACTGCTGCCTCACAATAATATAACGTGAAACCAGGTCCCTACTAGCGGACTCTTAGGGGTATGGTACCTCTAGGGTCTCTTAGGGGTATGGTACCTCTAGAGACTGTAGGAACAGGGACTCACTAGGGGACATTAGGGGTCCCTTACCTCTATCTAGAGGCTTTGGGTCTAAGGGATCTCCTACCTCTATGTAGAGGCTCTTTGGGGGCTTCATGTCCTGGGTGATGTCAAGCCCCTCCTCGCCTCCCACGGACCTCATGAAGTTGGCCAGAGACTTCTTGTACTGGTTGAACCACTGCAGCtgctcagaacacacacacacacacacacacacgtaagtgTGGGTGGAGGGGTCCAGGATGTCAGCCATGTTGGAGACCCTGATAGGGGCGGGTCCTCACCTCCTCAGAACACATGTGGAAGCGGATGTTGGGCGGGAGAACGCTGCCGTACTCCCAGCGCAGCGCGCGGATCCTCAGCAGCCGGTCGTACCTGAGGAAAGCTTTGGGTTGGATACATTCTATATAAAATACGACAAAGGTGGTGTAACTCCCAGGTGTAACACTATGGCTCCCAGGTGTAACACTATGACGCCCAGGTTTAACACCGTTACTCCCAGGTGTAGCACACTGACTCCCAGGTGTAACACTGACTCACAGGTAGGCACTGAGGCAGCGTTGGTTCCTCAGCAGGCAGCAGTGTCTCAGCTTGATTGAGGGGATGAGGTCCGTCCGGCCCGCCCCTTTGGCCTCGTTGCTTTGGTAGGAAGACAATCACGTTACTGCAAATCACACACCATGAGGAAAACTTTTTCTCTATATCTATACGTACTCTATAACAGTTCATATTTATCTATTACATAGATATAAACATATCTACAACAGGTTATAAACACGTCTTCTCTAGAACATAGAAATAGACATAAACATCTCTATGTAACAAAAATATAAAGACATCTCTATAACATAGCtagatatacatagatataaacTATCTAGAACATTGATATAAAGTAGAACATAGATATAAACATAGCTCTATAACATATACATAATAAAGACATCTCTAGAACATAGATAAAAACTAGAACATAGACAAACTATCTAGAACGTAGACGTAAAGACATCTATCATAAACTATCTAACAAAGATATAAACTACCTAGAGAACATAGATATAAACAGATAGATTGAACAAGACTCACACGTCGCTCTGGTTCTGTTCGTACAGAGCTTTCATCTCCTCCAGAACCTGTCGAATCCCGTCCTCCTAAACACAACATCCACACGTCAACCAGCTAGTTAACCATGTTAACTAGATGGTAACTACTAGTACTGTCACTCATATTAAACACTATATTCACAGTAACCAGCAAGTTAACATTGACTAGTTACTAGTAGGCTACTGTCACTCAATAACCAGCTACTTAACCATGTTAATTCGACTAGGTAGTTAACAAGGTTACTGTGACTCACGTTAAAGGCGGGAAGCTGTCCATCGCTCATGCGCTGTAGTTCCCTGATCAACTCGATCGATTTCTCACAGAACATATCGATCAGCACTCTGAGAGGTTAGAGGACTATTTGGAGGACTCGGACCTCTGAGAGGTTATAGGACCTCTGAGGGGTTAGAGTACTAGTTAGAGGACTCGGACCTCTGAGAGTTTAAAGGACTAGTTAGACGTACTAGGACTAGAACCTGACTGCTACTCGACTGATCACCGCGGACAACCGGTTCACTTTACGCGGCAAACCATGAACTCCGCCTTGTTGTCGTCACGTGACCGGATACGACGGGAGGCCGGGAGGATCTGAAGGCGCTTCAGCTTCTCCGGATCCCTTAAGACGAGCTGTCAGATTTATTAACTTTGTGAAGCTCGGGACGAAAAACCGAAGGTGGAAAGGACCGTGTTGTACgtattttacattattattattattattattattattaattattaaagtGTTAAATGTTTCGTCGCTTTCCCCCTGTGTGCCAGATGAGCTTCCGGTCTGCTCGAGGCACAAAGCAGCTCCCAGCTTTATGCATTCTGAATCAAGTATATGTAGTTAGTGGGTAATATTGGGTAGATAGTAGTTCATAGTTGTTAGTAGTTAGCGCAGTTTCAGCGCagaccccctccatccccccactGCTTCCCTCCTCTGATTGGCGGAGACCGGGAGCCAACCGGAGCCTATGTTTCGGTCAGCTGGTCTCTGCAGATAACAGACTTCTCCAACAATGTGGAGAAAGTGCAGAACGCCAGCCGCTCGTCCGGTGTAAACAGCGGCTCCTCACGGCGGGTGACGGGCCCTTTACCTGGACCAGGACACCGGGAGACCGGGAGACCAGCCCTCCTCTCACATCCACTCTGGTCGTTTCAGTGATGCGAAAGCGGACCAGCTCCCTGACCGCCGAGCATGACAGcgtcccccccgccgccccggaGGATAGCGACCCGGCTGTGAAGCGCTGCCCCCCGCAGGGAAAGGCGGGACACGGCGCGCCGCAGGGCACCGACCCGGAAAAGAGGATGGCCAAGTCGTTCAAGAGGTGAGACCTTGCGGACCCTAGGAGACACTGCGAGATGTGGGTCACTACCGACATTGGGAGAGAGCTACCGAGACCCCCTGTCAGGCTGACCTATATGACCGTTAGACCTGAACCGGAAGGTTTGATGTTATGGTAGAGATGCAACTAGATGCTATCATCTATTAGTCTGTTATTAACTATTACTCTATTATAATGATGTTGAGTTTCTGTAACTACAGTATAACTTCCCGAGCTCCTAGTCTGTTGACACTCGGTCCTCCGGATGGCTCCAGTCTCTTTCGATCTCTGGTTGGACAATAGGAGCTCGCTATGGTTTCTGATCTCCCCAGCTTTActtagtgctgtgtgtgtgtgtgtgtgtgtgtgtgtgtgtgtgtgtgtgtgtgtgtgtgtgtgtgtgtgtgtgtgtgtgtgtgtgtgtgtgtgtgtgtgtgtgtgtgtgtgtgtgtgtgtgtgtgtgtgtgtgtgaaaaagacagacagatatgaGGTTAAAGGTCAAGGCTCTGATGACGAGCATTTCAGTGAATCTGTCTATTCACTGGGTTGGGGTTTGATTCTCTGGGGCAACAGATAAGGTGGAGACTCTAGGGGTTAATGTTATGGTCAAATACAGTGGATGTGTTATAGGGGTTATTGTGTTATAGGGGCTAATGTTGTCGGAGGGGTTAGGATTGTGTTCAAGgggtttgttgtttgttctaGAGGTTAGTGTTGTGTTCTAGGGGTTAGAGTTTTGTTCTAGGGTTAGTGTTGTGTTCTAGGGGTTAGTGTTGTTGTAGGGGTTAGTGTTGTGTTCAAGGGTTAGTGTTGTTTTAGGggttagtgttgtgttgtgttcaagGTTATAGCCCAGTGTTGTTGTAGGTGTTAGTGTTGTGTTCTAGGGGTTAGTGTTGTGTTCTAGGGGCTAGTGTTGTTGTAGGGGTTAGTGTTGTGTTCTAGGGGTTAGTGTTGCTGTAGTGGTTAGTGTTGTCTTGTTGGGGGGGCTAGTGTGGTTGTAGGGgttaatgttgtgttgttgtaggGGTTAGTGTTGACATCCCCATGTCCagggggtcagacaggagacTGCTGTAGGACATGTGGAGACATGCAGTCCATCTCCTCTGATTAGATTGTGTTATCAtctctttttgtttgtgtttcttcaCCACGTATGAGGCATCCACATGTGTGTCCATGGTTCACCTCCTGAAGTCTTAACGGAGCCTTGGAGAACCCAACAGGCCATAGGGCCCTGCGGCCGCCGGCCTACCTGCAGGTGGACCACAGagtgctgctcctcctctcaggtGTTTGAAATCCAACCCACACGTGTCCCAGGCTATTCTGTTCCCGCCCGGCCGTGTGCCTTACACACCGCACAGGCTCCTACTGCAGCCCAGTAGGGCTGTACGGCCTCCCGACGTATAGCGCAGGGTATAGGCCAGGGTATAGCCCAGGTTATAGACCAGGGTATAGCCCAGGTTATAGACCAGATTATAGACCAGGTTATAGACCAGGTTATAGCCCAGGTTATAGATCAGGTTAAAGACCAGGGTTATAGATCAGGTTAAAGACCAGGGTTATAGAGCTGTGTACTACCTAGATCAGGGCTATAGGGGTCTGGACCAGGGCTATAGGGGTCTGGACCAGGGGTATAGGGGTCTGGACCAGGGCTATAGGGGTCTGGACCAGGGGTATAAGGGTCTGGACCAGGGGTATAGGGGTCTGGACCAGGGGTATAGGGGGGCAGGCTCCTGGCTGGTCTCCAGCTGTCTCAACCCTGCAGTGTCCTCCGGCTCCGTCAGGGGCCTCCTGCCTAGGGCCAGTCCTGCTGCTGACCAGTCCAGTCCTGCTGCTGACCAGTCCAGACCTGCTGCTGGCCAGTCCTGGGTAGTTCAAAGAGGGATGCTCTTTTACTTTGAAGGAGCCAACTGGAATAGTTTGGGCCTTTTACTTTGAAGGAGCCACCTGGGTTTTGAGGTTGGCAGTGGAAGTGAAACTGAAGTGAGCCAATAGAGaagtaaacaggaagtgaagcaACAACATCACACAGTTAACTCTGGTCTCACAGCGATGTGGTTGAGGTGTCTCTGTTCTGTATGTCGCCCCCGCTGACGTGACAGAGCGCTGCTGTTCCTCTGGCTCTCCACAGAGCGCTGCTGTTCCTCTGGCTCTCTACAGAGCGATGCTGTTCCTCTGGCTCTCCACAGAGCGCTGCTGTTCCTCTGGCTCTCCACAGAGCGCTGCTGTTCCTGCTCACCACCTTCAGTCGCTCCCTTCAGACGCTCCCTTCAGACGCTCCCTTCAGACGCTCCCTTGCTCCCTTCAGACGCTCCCTTCAGGCGCTCCCTTGAGGCGCTCCCTTGAGGCGCTCCCTTGAGGCGCTCCCTTGCTCCCTTCAGACGCTCCCTTCAGGCGCTCCCTTGCTCCCTTCAGACGCTCCCTTCAGAAGCCTCCTGCTCTCTGGGTTCTCATCATTTCTTGCCTTGTCATCCCATCCACATGGTCATCATGTGGCAGTAATGCCAGGACTATACAGTATGCTTAGTATGCTTATAGCGTGTACATTTCTCATGATAAGCACACTGCTATACGCATCTCGATAGTTAGCATTGTGTTACCATGTCACTTTGACTATGCCCTAAGCAGTGGCGTGGGTTGGCTCTCAGGTCGGTTTCTGACAGTCAACATGtcttagtgggggggggggggggggtgacaggaAGAGCGTGGCTTGGCGTcatcaggagagaggagaactgGGCCCTCAATGAGGAAGTGGTTCTGCTGAACAAGGGACGGCAATGCTGAGTGTCTTAAAATACCTCCCATGTCTTTCTGTCTAGCTctgaccgtctctctctctttgtctatacctctgtctctctccttctgtctgtctctcagtgtctataccgctgtctctctctatctgcctgtgtctctctctgtcggcctctacctctgtctctctccacctggTCGTCAGTGAGATGTGAGACTGAGGGATGTTGAGTAGAGTTTTGACTGGAGGCTAGCCACCAGATTAGCAACCCTGCTCTAATCTGGTCGCTGGGCTAATAAAAGTACAGGTGATGCCCAGCTAATCC harbors:
- the gins1 gene encoding DNA replication complex GINS protein PSF1, which encodes MFCEKSIELIRELQRMSDGQLPAFNEDGIRQVLEEMKALYEQNQSDVNEAKGAGRTDLIPSIKLRHCCLLRNQRCLSAYLYDRLLRIRALRWEYGSVLPPNIRFHMCSEELQWFNQYKKSLANFMRSVGGEEGLDITQDMKPPKSLYIEVRCLKDHGEFEIDDGTIILLKKNSQHFLPRWKCEQLIRQGVLEHVMS